The Naumannella cuiyingiana DNA window AGCGAGCGGCGCGGACCGCGCCGCTCCGGTCCCAGGCCGGCGCTCATGATCAACAATTGCACCCGAAGCCGGTGCCCGCGCCACGGCTCAAGCAACTCGGTGGCCACCTCGTCGGACGTCCGATCCTCACCGGTCAGCGCGAAGATGATCATCCGCGGCACGTGGTAGTCGCCGATCGACCAGGCATCGGGATCGCCGTGGGCGACCGCGCGGACCTCCGCCGAGGTCCAGGGGCCGACCCCCGGCAGCGAGCGCAGCGCCGCGTCGACATCGGCCGATTCGAGGGTACGCTCCAGCGCCGCGGCCCGGCGCGCCCCGCGGACCAGCGCCGTCGACCGCTTGCCGTCCACCATCGCCCGCAACCACTCCCAGCTCGGGATCGCGGCCCACCCGGCGCCGTCGGGCTGGACGCACATCCCGTACGCCGGCGAGGCCGGGTCCCGCGCAGGGCCGGGCGCCGGCTCGCCGAACCGCCGGACCAGCCGCCGGAAAGCCCCGAAGGCCTCGCGGCCGGTCACCTTCTGTTCGATCACCGTCGGCGCGAAGGCCTCCAGCACCGCCCGGGTGCGCCCGATCCGCAGCCACGGGTTGCGGCGGGCCAGATCGACCAGCAGCGGGTGCCGAGGCTCGAACCCGGCGGCATCGTCGTGCAGCCCGAGCAACTCGGGCACCTGCTCCAGCACCCAATCGGCGCCGCTGCCCCATGCCCGCGCGACGATCGCCTCCCCCTCGCGGTGCAGCCGCAGCAGCGCCGGGCCCTGCGGCGTCCGGGTGGCACGCCACCAGCCGTCGCTCGCACGCCGGTGGGTCGGATCGCCCGCACCGCGGCGCAGCCGGCCGATCGCCTGCCCCAGGTCAACCGGGGTGCGGATCCGGCGGGTCAGTTCGGCCACGGGTAGGGCTTGCACTTCCCGACACCCTTGGTCTGCTGCATCATCAGCGGGGCGCGCTCGCCGGCGGCCGGGCAGCCCTCGTGGCCGTGCCCGAGGAAGTGCCCCACCTCGTGGTTGACCAGATAGCGCCGATAGTTCTCCATGTCATCGCCGTAGGCCCGGGCCCCGAGCAGCCAGCGCTTGGCGTTCAGATTGACCTCGTTCCCGTTGCGGCAGCTCAGCTCGCCGCCGGTGCGGGCCGGTAGGCAGTTCTTGTCGGTGGTCGCGGGGGTGGCGATGTTGATCGTCAGGTCGGCACTGTCGCCGGACCCGACGAAATCGAATCGAAGATTCTCCGAGCGCTGCCAGCTCCGGTCGTCGTGCAGGATCTTCGCCGCCTCCTTGGCCGCATCGTCGGCCTTGATCGGCAGGGTCTTCTCCACCCGGACCCGGACCCGGACGGTACGCCCGTCCCCGCGGTCGGACTCGGCGGCGAACCTCGACGTCTGCCAGGTGCCGGGCCCGCGCTCGGGGATCCTGGGCGGCTCGGCCTTCTTCTTCGGGTCCGGCCGCTGCTCGGGGGTGGGCTCCGGACCCTCGTCCTCCTCGACCTCGACGGTCGGCGTGACCGACGGCGTCGGCGTCGGTTCGACGACGGCGTCGGGGATCGCGATGGTTGCCTGGTCCTGCGGGGTCGCGGCGCGCACGGCCATCGCGACCGGCACGGTGAGCGCCAGAACCACACAGGCGATGGTGATCGGACGGGCCAGCGGGGCGCCACCGGGCCGCAGCTCGCGCCCACCGCGCGTACCCTCGTCGGTGCCGCGCGCGCGGCGCGGACCGGAGGCGGCCGCGCGCCGCGGATGTCGGGCATCGCGGCGCGGCGAGGTATCTTGCCGTGGGTCCGGATGAGCCCCCCGACCCGAATGACCTGTCACGACGACTCAGACTAGGCGAACCCGTGAGCGAGAACCCAGTACGCAACCGCGGCATGACCGCGCACTCGCACATCGCGCTGCACGACGACCCGGCACCGCTGTCCGAGGAGGACATCGCGCGCCAGCGGCGGGCCACCCGGATCATGATCCTGGTGCTGATCCCGATCGCGTTGTGGACGCTGGTGGGACTGATCGTGATGTGGCCCGGCAATGTCAGCGACCACCTGCGGGGCAATACGGCGTACTCCCAGGCCGATGTCAGCGTGCAGCGCGCGCGGATCCTCGAGGTACGCGAGATCAGCAGCTCGGGCCAGGTCGGCAGCGACGGCACCAACGACCCGCGCCCGGCCGCCGATCTGACCGTCGAGCTGCTCGACGGGCCCGAGGCAGGCCAGCAGACCCAGATCAGCATGCAGCCGGCCGTCTATTCCTCCGGGGTCGCGGTCGGGCAGACCGTCACCGTCTATCGCGTGCCCATCGAGGGCGCCCCGGCGTCCTACCAGTTCACCGACTTCGAACGGACGGTGCCGCTGATCACGATGGCGCTCCTGTTCGCGGTGGCGCTGGTGGCGATCGCGCGCAAACGCGGCGCGCTGGCCCTGGTCGGGCTGGCGTTCTCCGCGTTCATCATCGTGAAGTTCATGTTGCCGGCGCTGATCTCGGGCTCCAGTCCGGTGCTGGTCGCGCTGTTCGGCGGGTCGGCGATCTTGTTCGTGGTGCTCTATGTCACCCACGGATTCTCCGTCCGCACGACGACGGCCCTGCTCGGCACCCTGTTCGGCATGTATGTGGCGACGTTCCTCGGCTGGCTGGCGAGCACCTGGGCGCACCTGACCGGCGTGGGCAGCGAGGACGACTCGCTGCTGTGGGCCTCGGCGCCGGACATGCAGCTCACCGGGGTGGTGATCTGCGCGATCATCATCGCCTCGGTCGGGGTGCTGAACGACGTGACGATCACCCAGGCCTCGGCGGTCTGGGAGCTGTCCAGCGTCGACCCCGAGGGCAAGCGGCTGTTCAGTCGCGCCATGCGGATCGGCCGCGACCACATCGCCTCGACCGTCTACACCATCGCCTTCGCGACCACCGGCGCCTCGCTCGCCACCTACCTGATGCTGGTGGTCTACAACCGGCCGCTGCTCGACGTGATCGGGCTGGAGCAGTTCTCGATGGAGATCATCGCGACGATGGTCGGCGCAATCTCGGTGATCTTGGCGATGCCGCTGACCACCGCCATCGGCGTTGCCGTGGTCAGCGCCACCCGCGGCCGGATCGGCGACCTGAAGCCCGCGACCGAGGGCGGTACGCCCGGTGGGCACCCCGACGACGAGCTGCTCGACCTCGACACCAGCCACCCGGACTGGGTGCCGAGCGCGCCGAGCCAGCGCGGGCGGCGGCTGCCCAAGCTGCCGCGGCCGTCGCTGCCGCGTCCTTCGCGCGGTGAGGGCGGCGACGAGCCGGAGGGCCCGAAGCCGCGCCGCCAGGCCTGAATCACACCGGTGTAGTTATCCCCACTGTGGAAAAGCCCTGTGGATAACTCGCGCGCGGGTACGCCGCCGCGCTCCGTCGGCCGGGAGATCCTCGCGCTGGCGATCCCGGCGTTCGCGACGCTCGTCTCCGAGCCGCTGATGCTGCTGGCCGACTCGGCGATCGTCGGCCACCTCGGCACCACCCAGCTCGCCGGGCTCGGCCTGGCCGGCAGCGTGCTCAACGTCACCGTCGGCCTGTGCGTGTTCCTCGCCTATGCCACCACCGCGACCGTCGCCCGTCGGCTCGGCGCCGGCGACCGGACCGGGGCGCTCGGCGCCGGTGTCGACGGGCTGGTGCTGGCCGGAGTGCTCGGGATCGCGCTGGTCGTGGTCGCGCAGGTGGCCGGGCGTACCGTCCTCGGCTGGTACGCCCCACCGGCCGCCGTGCTGGACCAGGGCCTCGCCTACTTCCGGATCGCCTCGCTCGGGCTGCTGCCGCTGCTCGCGATCCTGGCGGCGACCGGGGTGTTGCGTGGGCTGCAGGACACCCGGACGCCGCTGTACGTGGCGGTGACCATCAATCTCGCGAACATCGGGCTGAACTTCGCGCTGGTCTACGGCGCCGGCCTGGGCATCGCCGGCGCCGCGCTCGGCACGGTGATCGCGCAGTCGCTCGGGGCACTCGTGCTGGTCGGGGTGGTGCTGCGCGGCGCTGCCCGGGCCGGCGCCCCGCTCCGGCCGCATCCCGTCCGGGTGCTGGTCGCGGCGCGGGCCGGCGGCTGGCTGTTCCTGCGCACGCTCAGCCTGCAGGCCGCCACCGTGATCGGCACGGTGATCGCGACCCGGTTCGGCGCGCCGTCGCTGGCCGCCCATCAGGTGACCGGCGCCATCTTCATCTTCCTGGCCTTCGCGCTGGACGCCCTGGCGATCGCGGCCCAGGCCATCGTCGGCAAGACCCTGGGCGCGGGCGATGCGGCTCGGGCGCGGGCGCTGCTGCGAACCCTGCTCTGGTGGGGCGCCGGCGCAGGCGTGATCTTCGGGGCGGCGCTGGCGCTGGGACGCGGGGCGCTGGCGGGCCTGTTCACGCCGGACCCGCAGGTCCAGGCGCTGCTCGGGGCGACGCTCATCGTGTTGGCCCTGGCCCAGCCGGTCGCCGGGCTGGTGTTCGTGCTCGACGGGGTGCTGATCGGCGCCGGCGACGCGCGCTACCTCGCGGTGGCGGGCGTCTGCGCGCTGGCGGCGTACCTGCCGCTGGCGCTCGTCGTCGCCGGGCTCGACGCCGGGATCGCGTGGCTGTGGGCGGCCTGGGCGGGCTACCTGGTGGCGCGGCTGGTCACGCTGGGGGTGCGTGCCCGCGGCGAGGGCTGGCTGCGGCTGGGGATCTGAGGATCACCGCCCCGGGCTGTCGACCAGCGGCACCTCCAGCGGGCTGTTCGCGCGCCCGAGTTCGGTGAAGGAGACCTCCCCGATCCCGCCGGTCGTCGCGTCGGTGTTCCACGACGCGATGGCGATGGTGTTCTCCCCGTTCTCGTCCAGGATGCCCCGCGGGATCGGGAAGGTACGCTGCGGCCCGGTGTCGGCCACATAGCGTCCGAGTTGCCAGCCGTTGACGAAGATCAGCGCTCGCCGGTGCACCCCGGCGCTCGGCTCGGTGATCGTCAACCCGATCGAGGCATCGAGGCCGTCCGGTACGTCGAGAGTGGCCGTGGTGCGGTACCAGGTGACGCCCGGGGTGCGCTGGTCGTCGTTCGGCACCTGTGCCGGCCGCCAGGCCGAGTCGTCGAAGCCGGGCAGACCCCAACCCTGCTGCTCGCCCCACAGGCCGCCGTTGTTCAGCGGTCCCCGCGTTCGGTCGGCATGATCCTCACCGCCCGCATTGCCCTGCAGGCGCCAGTCGATCGCCGGGTTCAGCGCGCCGGAGCGGCCGCTGAGCGCGACCTTGCTGATCCCGATCGGCACCTTCCAGCGACCGGGGATGGTCAGTTGGTACTGACCCTGGCCCTGCAACTGGATGGCGAGGACGTTCGGCCGATTCGGGCGTACCGTCCCGGCCGGGATGGCGAAGGACTTTTCGACGGCGTTCTGCTGACCGGTGGTGCCATGGCTGCCCAGGAAGACACCGTTGAGCCAGACCGAGTAGTCCCCGCCCGATCCGTCGGAGGAGAAGTGGGCCGTCAGGTCGAGCCTGGTCGGGATCCGGTCGGTGCTGAAGCGCCCGCGATAGAAGATGTCGCCGGTGTGGAAGCCGTAGTCGTCGGCGTACAGCGACACGGGCGTCTGGGGCACCACCTGGTAGTTGGTGGTGGTCCTGTCCGCCCGGACCCAACCGGAGTCGTCGAAGCCCGGCGCGGTCTGCGGGTCGACCGGTGAGCGCCGCCAGTCGGTCAGCTCCGGCAACGCGAGCTCCGCGGGGGCCGGCAGTTCAGCCCCGGCGCGGATGCCGTCGCCGTTCCAGGTGATCGCCGTGGCGCTCGCGGCGCGCCCGTGCACCGTGACGGTCCGGCCGGCGCCGGTGGTGTCGCCGGTCAGTGTGAGCCGCCCCGCGGACAGCGTCGCGCTGCGCACCAGGTCCGGGCCCTCGATCACCAGGGGCCCGTCGTCGGCGGGCAGCACCCAGAAGCGCTGCGCGCGTTCGCTGTCGGCGATGACCAGGGTCAGGTCGCGATAGCCGCCGCCGTCGATGGTCACCGTGGCGACGCCGTCATGGCGGTAGTCCAGGCGCAGCTCGCCGGTGGCCCGATCCCAGGTGGTGCTGACCTCGCCGCCGTCGACCGAGACCTTCGGCTGCCGGGTACCGCGGTAACGCAGCACGGTCTGTCCGGCATCGCCCTTCGTCCCGTACAGGACGCCGAGCCGCCCCCGGCCACGACCGGGCGCATCGACCATCAGGTCCGAGGTGGTGTAGGCCAGTTCGGCTCCGGGATTGCCCCCGTCGCCGCTACCGAAGATGTAGTCGGTGAGCACCGTGCGCGACTCACGCGGCCCGACGCGCAGCTCCGGCGTACCCTCCGCCGGGATCGTCCGCTCGCCCGTTCTGGTGGGCACGGTGACCCGCACGGAGCGGTCGGCGCGGGCGTTCCAGTCGCCGCGGTGGTGCACGAAGTTGAACTGGGTGCCGGTCTCGGGATTGCGGCGCGCCTCGACCCGCACGTCCGCGTCGGTCACCGCGGGGGCTGGCGCAGGGTCGGTCCGGCGCAGTGGCGCGAAGGTCGACATGAAGTAGGCCCGCGCCTTCGACTCGTAGTACTTGGCCGGCAGTACGCGATCCTCGGGTACGCCCGCGCCGTAGTCGTAGGAGGTGTAGAGCGGCGGGCTGGCCGACCAGCCCCAGTTGGTTCCCCCGACCGCCATGTAGATGCCCTGCATGGTGTAACCGCTGGCAAGCGCGACATTGCGCAGCGCGATCTCGGCCTTCCCGTCGACGTAGCGTTCGGTGCAGTTGGCGTACCCGCCACCGCCCCAGTAGTCGAACATGCCGCCCTGGTACTCGACCATGTAGCGCGGGGTCCCCGGCTTGAAGTCCCAGAAGTCCTCGAAAAGGTCCGGGACGCGACCCTGGGGCGCCTTGCAGTCCCAGCCGATCGGGTAGGTGTCCTTGCCCGAGATGTCGACCAGGTCGTCCCAGGTGCCGCAGTTGTTCGCGGTCAGCGGCACGGTGATCCCGTCCTCGGTGACCTGGTCGACCATCGCCGCCATGTACGCGCGGTCGGGCTCGCGCTGCAGGTTGTCCCGGCAGTACTCGTTGTCGACCTGGTAGCCGATCACCGGGCCGCCGAACTGCCACTGCCGGGGTGCGATGATCTCGTCGACGGACGCCAAGTACTCCCGCCCGGCATCCAACATGGTCCGGGTCGCGCCGCGGCCCGGGTCCTCCGATGCCTTGATCCAGCCGGGCAGGCCGCCCGCGCTCGTCTCCGCGCCGATGAACGGCCCGGGGCGAACGATCACGAAGAGGCCGAGCTCGCCTGCGTAGTCGATCACCGCACCGAGGTCGCGGACTCCTGACCAGTCGAACTCCCCGGCCCGCGCCGAGACCTGATTCCAGGCCACGTAGAGCGACACCGCGTTGTAACCGCCCGCTCGCACCTTCTCCAGCTTGTCCCGCCACACCCCCGGACTCGGGTCGCGGAAGTAGTGATACTCCGCGGCGTAGATGTACTCCCGCTTGCCGTCGATGATCATCGAGTCACCGTCGTAGGAGACCGTGCGACCGTCGACCACCGGTGGCAGAGCGGGCTCGGCTCTGGCGAGTTGCGGCAGGGCCACCACGGCACACAGCACGGAGACGACGATCGCAACGATGCGCTTGATCATGGCCGGGGGGCTCCTTTGCCGCGGACCGCCACTGATTGATTCAGACTGATCGGACCAATATGGCGAATCCTCGTGATAATGCGGGGTTTCTGGGAGATCTCCGTATCAATGGTCGGATGTCAAGACCTCCGTGGCATCCGCATGGTGGGCGGGATGCGCGGCCGGGCGGCTCGTGCTGACATGGACCCGTGAGCGATGACAACACACCCAGGTCGCTGCCCTGGATCGAACGCCTGGTCAGCTTGGACACCACCAGCCGAGACTCCAACCTTCCGCTGATCGAGACGGTGAGCGCGGAGTTCCGGCGCCACGGCATCGAACCGCACGTGTTCCCGAACGCCGACGGCAGCAAGGCCAATCTGGTGGCCACCGTGCCCGCGGCCGACGGCACCACCTCCGGCGGCGTCGTGCTATCCGGGCACACCGACGTGGTGCCGGTCGACGACCAGGACTGGGACTCCGACCCGTTCGTGCCCGAGGTACGCGACGGCCGGGTCTACGGCCGCGGGACCGCCGACATGAAGAGCTTCACCGCGGTCGGGCTGACCTACCTACCCGAGATGGTCGCCGCCGAGTTGCGCGAGCCGATCCATTTCGCCCTGACCTATGACGAGGAGGTCGGCTGCCTCGGCGGGGAGGAGATCGTCAAGCAGATCGCCGACCTCGGCCTGGCACCGCGCGCGGCGATCGTCGGCGAGCCGACCTCGATGCGGGTGATCAGGGGGCACAAGTCGATCAACCTGATCCGCGTCGAGTTCACCGGGGTGGCCGCGCACTCCTCGCTGACCAGCTCCGGGGTGAACGCGATCGAGTACGCCGCGGAGTTGATCACCTTCGTCCGCTCGATCGCCGACGCCTGGCGGGCCGACGGGCCGTTCGACGAGGCGTACCCGCTGGCCTACTCCACCGCCAGCGTGAACCTGATCCGCGGCGGGATCGCCTCCAACACCGTGCCCGAGGAATGCTTCGTGGAGCTGGAGTTCCGCGGCATCGCCGAGATCGACCCGGACGAGATCATCGACCGGATCCGCGGCAAGGCCGACGAGCTGGCCGAGCGGATGCGCGCGGAGAATCCCGCCGCCGGCATCGAGGTGAAGGTGCTGGCCAAGGTGCCCGGCCTGGACACCCCCGGCGACTCCGCGGCGATCGCGCTGGGTGATCAATTGGGCGCGATCCCGAGCGAGGAGAAGGTCACCTACGGCACCGAGGCCGGGCAGTTCGCCGGCTCCGGCATCGAGACAGTGGTCTGCGGTCCGGGCGACATCGCGCAGGCGCACGCCGCGAACGAGTACGTCGCGCTCGACCAACTCGTGGCCTGTGAACGCTTCGTCGAGAAGCTGATCAAGGTATTGTCCGGGTAGTCTGCCGAGGAATCGGCCCGGGAGGAGACCCGATGAGCGCGACCGCACCGACCGCCTACGATCCCGCCCGCGCCCGACGGGCGGTGGTTGCCGCCAGCCTGGGCAACGTGCTGGAGTGGTTCGACATCATCGTCTACGCCTTCATGGCGCCGGTGATCGCTCGGTTGTTCTTCCCGGGCGAGGATGAGACCGTCAAGCTGATCAGCGCGTACCTCGGCATCGGCGTCAGCTATCTGATCCGTCCGCTGGGCGCGGTGATCATCGGCAACTACGGCGATCGGCACGGCCGTAAGGCGGCCCTGACCCTGACCATCGGGCTGATGACGCTCGGGGTGGCGATCATGGCCTTCGCGCCGACGTACGCGATGATCGGGGTCGGCGCCCCGGTGGTGTTGCTGATCTCCCGCCTGGTGCAGGGCTTCTCCGCGGGCGGCGAGTTCGGCTCGGCGACGGCCTTCATGACAGAGAACAGCGGGTCGCGCAAGGCGTTCTACGCGAGCTGGCAGGTCGCTACCCAGGGCGCGTCGTTGCTGCTCGCCGGGCTCGCCGGCTGGCTCCTGTTCAGCTTCCTCGACCCGGCCGCGCTGGACTCCTGGGGTTGGCGGGTGCCGTTCATCTTCGGGCTGCTGATCGGCCCGGTCGGGCTGTGGATCCGCAGCCAGTTGCCCGACACCGCCGAGTTCGCCGCGGCGTCGCCGGAGTCGTTCCCGCTGCGCGCGGCGTTCGCCAAGTACATCGGCCGGATCCTGGTCGCCGCGATGTGCGTCGGGGTCGCGACCATGAGCGTTTACCTGATCACCTACCTGCCTGCGTTCGCGATGAAGCTCGGTCTGCCGAACTGGTCGGGGTACGCCGGGGCGTTCCTCGCCGGGTTGGTCGCGCTCGTGTTGTCGCCCTTCGTCGGGATGCTGGCGGATCGGATCGGGCAGACCCGGATCATGATCGTCGCGGCCGTCGTCGGGATCGTCGCCGTGGTGCCGATGGTGCAGTTGATCATCTCCACCGGGGCGGTCTGGGCGCTGCTGGTGGTCGAGGTGGTGCTCGGGCTGTTGATGGCGACGTACTTCGCCCCCCTGCCGTCGCTGATGGCGCAGCTCTTTCCCGTGCAGGTGCGGGCGACCGGGCTGTCGGTGGGCTACAACATCGGGGTGACCGCGATGGGCAGCTTCGCGCCGGCAATCCTGGCCAACTGGGTGCAGTCCACCCCGCTGGCGCCGGGCTTCTACTACATCATCGTGG harbors:
- a CDS encoding DNA-3-methyladenine glycosylase 2 family protein; the encoded protein is MQALPVAELTRRIRTPVDLGQAIGRLRRGAGDPTHRRASDGWWRATRTPQGPALLRLHREGEAIVARAWGSGADWVLEQVPELLGLHDDAAGFEPRHPLLVDLARRNPWLRIGRTRAVLEAFAPTVIEQKVTGREAFGAFRRLVRRFGEPAPGPARDPASPAYGMCVQPDGAGWAAIPSWEWLRAMVDGKRSTALVRGARRAAALERTLESADVDAALRSLPGVGPWTSAEVRAVAHGDPDAWSIGDYHVPRMIIFALTGEDRTSDEVATELLEPWRGHRLRVQLLIMSAGLGPERRGPRRSLPTHLPR
- a CDS encoding DUF3152 domain-containing protein — protein: MVLALTVPVAMAVRAATPQDQATIAIPDAVVEPTPTPSVTPTVEVEEDEGPEPTPEQRPDPKKKAEPPRIPERGPGTWQTSRFAAESDRGDGRTVRVRVRVEKTLPIKADDAAKEAAKILHDDRSWQRSENLRFDFVGSGDSADLTINIATPATTDKNCLPARTGGELSCRNGNEVNLNAKRWLLGARAYGDDMENYRRYLVNHEVGHFLGHGHEGCPAAGERAPLMMQQTKGVGKCKPYPWPN
- a CDS encoding YibE/F family protein, which gives rise to MSENPVRNRGMTAHSHIALHDDPAPLSEEDIARQRRATRIMILVLIPIALWTLVGLIVMWPGNVSDHLRGNTAYSQADVSVQRARILEVREISSSGQVGSDGTNDPRPAADLTVELLDGPEAGQQTQISMQPAVYSSGVAVGQTVTVYRVPIEGAPASYQFTDFERTVPLITMALLFAVALVAIARKRGALALVGLAFSAFIIVKFMLPALISGSSPVLVALFGGSAILFVVLYVTHGFSVRTTTALLGTLFGMYVATFLGWLASTWAHLTGVGSEDDSLLWASAPDMQLTGVVICAIIIASVGVLNDVTITQASAVWELSSVDPEGKRLFSRAMRIGRDHIASTVYTIAFATTGASLATYLMLVVYNRPLLDVIGLEQFSMEIIATMVGAISVILAMPLTTAIGVAVVSATRGRIGDLKPATEGGTPGGHPDDELLDLDTSHPDWVPSAPSQRGRRLPKLPRPSLPRPSRGEGGDEPEGPKPRRQA
- a CDS encoding MATE family efflux transporter, with product MDNSRAGTPPRSVGREILALAIPAFATLVSEPLMLLADSAIVGHLGTTQLAGLGLAGSVLNVTVGLCVFLAYATTATVARRLGAGDRTGALGAGVDGLVLAGVLGIALVVVAQVAGRTVLGWYAPPAAVLDQGLAYFRIASLGLLPLLAILAATGVLRGLQDTRTPLYVAVTINLANIGLNFALVYGAGLGIAGAALGTVIAQSLGALVLVGVVLRGAARAGAPLRPHPVRVLVAARAGGWLFLRTLSLQAATVIGTVIATRFGAPSLAAHQVTGAIFIFLAFALDALAIAAQAIVGKTLGAGDAARARALLRTLLWWGAGAGVIFGAALALGRGALAGLFTPDPQVQALLGATLIVLALAQPVAGLVFVLDGVLIGAGDARYLAVAGVCALAAYLPLALVVAGLDAGIAWLWAAWAGYLVARLVTLGVRARGEGWLRLGI
- a CDS encoding beta-galactosidase; the encoded protein is MIKRIVAIVVSVLCAVVALPQLARAEPALPPVVDGRTVSYDGDSMIIDGKREYIYAAEYHYFRDPSPGVWRDKLEKVRAGGYNAVSLYVAWNQVSARAGEFDWSGVRDLGAVIDYAGELGLFVIVRPGPFIGAETSAGGLPGWIKASEDPGRGATRTMLDAGREYLASVDEIIAPRQWQFGGPVIGYQVDNEYCRDNLQREPDRAYMAAMVDQVTEDGITVPLTANNCGTWDDLVDISGKDTYPIGWDCKAPQGRVPDLFEDFWDFKPGTPRYMVEYQGGMFDYWGGGGYANCTERYVDGKAEIALRNVALASGYTMQGIYMAVGGTNWGWSASPPLYTSYDYGAGVPEDRVLPAKYYESKARAYFMSTFAPLRRTDPAPAPAVTDADVRVEARRNPETGTQFNFVHHRGDWNARADRSVRVTVPTRTGERTIPAEGTPELRVGPRESRTVLTDYIFGSGDGGNPGAELAYTTSDLMVDAPGRGRGRLGVLYGTKGDAGQTVLRYRGTRQPKVSVDGGEVSTTWDRATGELRLDYRHDGVATVTIDGGGYRDLTLVIADSERAQRFWVLPADDGPLVIEGPDLVRSATLSAGRLTLTGDTTGAGRTVTVHGRAASATAITWNGDGIRAGAELPAPAELALPELTDWRRSPVDPQTAPGFDDSGWVRADRTTTNYQVVPQTPVSLYADDYGFHTGDIFYRGRFSTDRIPTRLDLTAHFSSDGSGGDYSVWLNGVFLGSHGTTGQQNAVEKSFAIPAGTVRPNRPNVLAIQLQGQGQYQLTIPGRWKVPIGISKVALSGRSGALNPAIDWRLQGNAGGEDHADRTRGPLNNGGLWGEQQGWGLPGFDDSAWRPAQVPNDDQRTPGVTWYRTTATLDVPDGLDASIGLTITEPSAGVHRRALIFVNGWQLGRYVADTGPQRTFPIPRGILDENGENTIAIASWNTDATTGGIGEVSFTELGRANSPLEVPLVDSPGR
- the argE gene encoding acetylornithine deacetylase — protein: MSDDNTPRSLPWIERLVSLDTTSRDSNLPLIETVSAEFRRHGIEPHVFPNADGSKANLVATVPAADGTTSGGVVLSGHTDVVPVDDQDWDSDPFVPEVRDGRVYGRGTADMKSFTAVGLTYLPEMVAAELREPIHFALTYDEEVGCLGGEEIVKQIADLGLAPRAAIVGEPTSMRVIRGHKSINLIRVEFTGVAAHSSLTSSGVNAIEYAAELITFVRSIADAWRADGPFDEAYPLAYSTASVNLIRGGIASNTVPEECFVELEFRGIAEIDPDEIIDRIRGKADELAERMRAENPAAGIEVKVLAKVPGLDTPGDSAAIALGDQLGAIPSEEKVTYGTEAGQFAGSGIETVVCGPGDIAQAHAANEYVALDQLVACERFVEKLIKVLSG
- a CDS encoding MFS transporter; the protein is MSATAPTAYDPARARRAVVAASLGNVLEWFDIIVYAFMAPVIARLFFPGEDETVKLISAYLGIGVSYLIRPLGAVIIGNYGDRHGRKAALTLTIGLMTLGVAIMAFAPTYAMIGVGAPVVLLISRLVQGFSAGGEFGSATAFMTENSGSRKAFYASWQVATQGASLLLAGLAGWLLFSFLDPAALDSWGWRVPFIFGLLIGPVGLWIRSQLPDTAEFAAASPESFPLRAAFAKYIGRILVAAMCVGVATMSVYLITYLPAFAMKLGLPNWSGYAGAFLAGLVALVLSPFVGMLADRIGQTRIMIVAAVVGIVAVVPMVQLIISTGAVWALLVVEVVLGLLMATYFAPLPSLMAQLFPVQVRATGLSVGYNIGVTAMGSFAPAILANWVQSTPLAPGFYYIIVGVISLIGLALARRVYHQP